The genomic window GGAGCAGGCCCGCCTCGGCCTCGTGCTCGCCCTCCAGGAGGGCCCTCACCGAGTCCAGGTGCTCCTTGCGGCCCTCGGGGACCGTCCCGGCGTCCATGGCCAGGATGTAGGGGAAGAGGTTGCGTTCCTCCAGGGCGAGGTGGGCGCGCATGGTGGTGCAGAAGCGGCTGATCATGTCCCGGATCTCGACCAGGGTGGGATTGCGGCGCCCGTCCTCCAGGGCGATGAGCTCGGCCAGGGTCTCCAGGTCCGCCATGTCCGTCCGGCATTCCAGGTGGCAGGTCCCGACCAGGTGCCGGACCAGGTCCGCCACCGGCATCACCTTCCACGCCTCACGTTCCTGTTTCTCGTCGAGATGCACACGGCCTCCAGGGGGGTCGATCCTCCCGGCCGCAGGCGGTCCCGGGGATCACCCATCATAAAGGGGACCCCTTGGTACCTAGATCACATATCTAATATAAAAATTCCGTAAAAAGAGAAAATATTATATTTAAATCATAGGATGGCGGACGGCATTTTCCTAGGTCTTCTGCTCCACCGCGGGTGCGTCGCCGGGCTTCATGAGGATCTTCATCGGCTTGCCTTCGCGCAGGACCTCGAACTCCAGGGTCTGGTCGGGGGGGATCATCTCCAGGAAGTCCATGAGCTCGATGTCGGTTTCCATCTTCACGCCGTTGATGCCGATGATCAGGTCGCCCAGGACGCAGTCCTCCACCTTGGTGGCCTTCTCCAGGCCCGGCTTGAGGGTGATGCCGCGCAGGCCGGCCTTGTCGGCGATGCCGCCGGCGTCCACGCCCCGCACCGCGATGCCCCGCGTGATGCCCCACTCGGGCGCCCAGTGGGAGGGCAGGGTGTCGAAGCCCAGGACGGGGCGGTAGGTCTGGCCCTTGGCGATGAGCAGGGGCACCACGCGGTTGAGGGTCTCCACGGGGATGGCGAAGCCCACCCCGGAGCTGGCCCCGGACGTGGAGGTGATGGCGGTGTTCATGCCCACGAGCCGCCCGGTCCGGTCCAGGAGCGGGCCGCCGGAATTGCCCGGGTTGATGGCCGCGTCGGTCTGCACCGCGCCGGAGATGTGCGTCCCGAAGCTGGTGACGATGGGCCGGCCCAGGGCCGAGACGATCCCGGCGGTGAGGGTGTGGTCCAGGCCGAAGGGATTGCCGATGGCCAGGACGTCCTGCCCCACGATGAGGTCCTTGGCGGTGCCGATGGGCAGGGGCTTGAGGGCGTCCAGGGGCGCGAAGACGTGGAGCACCGCGATGTCCTGGGCGAGGCTCCGCCCGATGACCACGGCCTTGAAGATGCGCCCGTCGGCCAGGGTCACCTGCAGATCGTCCGCCTCGCTGCGGGGGGCGCCCACGGCCACGTCCTCGAAGGTGATCACATGGTGGTTGGTGACCACGTGGCCCAGGTTGTCCCACACGAAGCCCGTGCCGGAAGCCGGGGGGATGGCGATCTGGTCGCCCTGGTTGTTCTCGAAGTGGCCGCTGGTGATGGAGCGGATGAACACCACCGAATTGCGGGCCCGCTTGAAGGCGTCGGCCTTGGCGCGCTCGGCGGGGGTAAGGGCGGGGCGCGGCGTGGCGGCCCGGGGCTTCGCGAGCTTGCGGTTGAAGTCGACGGTCTCCTGCTCGGCGGGCGTGAGCTTGGTGTGCGGGCGTTCGTAGGGCTCCTGGGCGGCCAGGGGCAGGCTCAGCAGCAGGGCCGCCCGCATCGCAACGTGCCTCAGGTCCATGTCCATCCTCCCAGGTCCTTTGCCATGATGCGACAAACCGGGGAGCAAGCCCATCACAACCCGCCCCGGAATAAGTCTCGCGGGAACGTCCGCGGGGCGGATAATCGGGCATCCCGGAGAATGGCACCACCCCATGCGACGCTTCGTTCTGCTTTTCGCCCTCCTCGCGGCCGCCGTCACGGGCGTGCTGGAATACCGGCGCAACCTCCGGCCCTCCTCCAGGGCCCCCCTCGAACTCCGCCTGGCCCCCGCCACGGCGTTCCAGGGCCTGACGCCCCTTGAGCGGCGCGGGTTCGGAGTCCTCTTCAAGGACTGCCTGGAGTACCGCACGGGGCTGGCGGTGGTGGAGAGCGAGGCCGTCCTCCCCGGCGGGCCCCAGGAGGCCCTCACGGTCTCCCTGGAGCGGCCGGAGGGGAAGGTCCGCATGCACCTCGTCCTGCAGCGGGCCGGCAGGCCCGTGAGGACCGGGGACCTGAATGCCGACTCCCCCGACGCGGCCGTGGGCGCGGCCCTGGCGTGGCTGGGGCTGGAGGACCGCGCCAGGGGCCTGCTCCTGCCCCGCGATCCGGCCTTCTTCTGGGACCTGGCGCGCATGACCGCTTCACGGCCCGCAGGCTCCATCGAGGGCGACCTGGACGTCTGCGGCCGGATCCTCGCGCAGGAGCCCGGCTGCGCAGGCGCCTGGCTCGCCCGGGCACGGCTGCTCAACAACCACATCCTGGACGACAACCGGGCCCCGGCCCACCTGCAGGACCGCTGCGAACAGGACTTCCTCACGGCCCTGGCCCTGGCCCCCGACTGCCCCCGGGCCGCCACCCTCTTCGGGCGCTTCCGCACGGAGATCGGGAACCAGCGCGCCGCCCTGGATCTGCTGCTCGACGCCATCCGCCGGAGCCCCAGGGCCCCGAGGCTCTACGAGGCCGTGGCCTACGCCGCCCGCAGCGCGGGCCTCCTGGAGGGGGCCTCCCGGGCCCTGGCGCGGCGGGACGCGCTTTCGGGCCCGAGCCGCGGCGAGGCCGACATCACGGAGAACACCTACCTCTACCGGGGCGAGCTGGACCGCTTCGAGACGGTCCTGGGGCCGGGGTCGGCCACGGAGCCCGACGCCCTCCGGGACTTCTACCGGGGCTACGCGCGCCTGCTGCGCGGGGACCGCGCCGGAGCCGCGAGGCACTTCCACCGCGCCGCCGCCACCCCGGGGGGCAACCGCGCCTTCATGGACCTGGCCGGGGTCTACGAACTGGGCCTGGCGGGCAGGCATGAAGCGGCCCTGGAGGAGCTGCGCAGGCTCTGGGCGGAACGCATCCCCATCCGCATCCCCGACGGCGAGTTCACCTTCAAGCTCGCCGAGGCCTTCGGCTTCCTGGGCAGCCCCGCCGAGGCCCAGGACGTGGCGAACCGCGCCTTCGCCCAGGGTTTCGGGTGCCTGCGGTGGTACGAGCAGAGCCCCTTCCTGGCCGGCGCCCGCGGCACCCTCCGGTGGGCGGCCCTGGAGCAGCACCTGT from Geothrix sp. 21YS21S-2 includes these protein-coding regions:
- a CDS encoding hemerythrin domain-containing protein → MHLDEKQEREAWKVMPVADLVRHLVGTCHLECRTDMADLETLAELIALEDGRRNPTLVEIRDMISRFCTTMRAHLALEERNLFPYILAMDAGTVPEGRKEHLDSVRALLEGEHEAEAGLLRSIRGLASALAATSSPGGPEIRLHECIKHLSGRLQKHLYLENQVLFPRTR
- a CDS encoding S1C family serine protease; the protein is MDLRHVAMRAALLLSLPLAAQEPYERPHTKLTPAEQETVDFNRKLAKPRAATPRPALTPAERAKADAFKRARNSVVFIRSITSGHFENNQGDQIAIPPASGTGFVWDNLGHVVTNHHVITFEDVAVGAPRSEADDLQVTLADGRIFKAVVIGRSLAQDIAVLHVFAPLDALKPLPIGTAKDLIVGQDVLAIGNPFGLDHTLTAGIVSALGRPIVTSFGTHISGAVQTDAAINPGNSGGPLLDRTGRLVGMNTAITSTSGASSGVGFAIPVETLNRVVPLLIAKGQTYRPVLGFDTLPSHWAPEWGITRGIAVRGVDAGGIADKAGLRGITLKPGLEKATKVEDCVLGDLIIGINGVKMETDIELMDFLEMIPPDQTLEFEVLREGKPMKILMKPGDAPAVEQKT